A stretch of the Marinobacter sp. JH2 genome encodes the following:
- a CDS encoding DUF1415 domain-containing protein, whose translation MSDSEIVIATRKWVEDVVVGYNLCPFAKRELVKDRVRFVVTEAKTEDELVQALHAELQLLEDQPDVETTLLVHPDVLQDFYAYNEFLDTADALLEYLELEGVYQIASFHPDYQFADTEADAAENYTNRSPYPMLHLLREASLESAIDNYPDVDGIPDRNIELMNREGADKMKALLAAFLTNSK comes from the coding sequence ATGAGTGATTCTGAGATTGTTATCGCAACGCGAAAATGGGTTGAAGACGTTGTGGTTGGTTACAACCTTTGCCCGTTTGCCAAACGTGAGCTGGTGAAAGACCGGGTTCGGTTCGTGGTGACGGAAGCCAAGACCGAAGACGAACTTGTGCAGGCGCTGCATGCTGAGCTTCAACTGCTGGAAGACCAGCCGGACGTCGAAACCACGTTGTTGGTCCACCCGGACGTGTTGCAGGATTTTTATGCCTACAACGAGTTCCTGGATACCGCGGATGCGTTGTTGGAATATCTGGAACTGGAAGGCGTGTACCAGATCGCCAGCTTCCATCCGGATTATCAGTTTGCCGACACCGAGGCCGATGCGGCAGAGAATTACACGAACCGTTCTCCATACCCTATGCTGCATTTGTTACGTGAAGCGAGCTTGGAGTCAGCGATTGATAACTATCCCGATGTGGATGGTATTCCCGACCGAAATATCGAGCTGATGAACCGGGAAGGCGCAGATAAAATGAAAGCGTTGCTCGCAGCTTTCCTGACAAACTCGAAATAA
- a CDS encoding sodium-dependent transporter, translating to MSVTSSGSASYSETLEGSNAKRGLWSSRLAFILAATGSAVGLGNIWKFPYVTGENGGGAFVLVYLACIAVIGIPIMMAEVMIGRRGGRSPVNSIRLITERDRLNPAWKLVGAIGVLAGFLILSFYSVIGGWAISYVGTTASGQLAGQSAESIGAIFSDLLSTPSTLLLWHTVFMALVMVVVARGVRSGLEKAVSILMPALFILLLLVVGYAMTTGHFGQAAAFLFQPDFSKLTTSGVLVALGHAFFTLSLGMAVMMAYGSYLPKNISIAKTSITVSVIDTGVALLAGMAIFPIVFANGLEPGAGPGLIFQTLPLAFGQMPMGSLFGTLFFVLLVFAAWTSGISLLEPIVEWLEEQKGMNRAISTLAAGGVCWVLGIASVLSLNLWADVAPLGFIPMLEGKTIFDLLDFFTANILLPLGGLLVALFAGWVMSRQAMENELSLSPGMFNLWFVTVRFITPVAVAIVFIYNLM from the coding sequence ATGTCTGTCACTTCATCCGGCTCCGCATCCTATTCGGAAACCCTTGAGGGCTCCAACGCGAAACGCGGGCTTTGGTCGTCACGGCTCGCCTTTATTCTAGCGGCCACCGGTTCCGCCGTTGGCCTCGGCAACATCTGGAAATTCCCCTACGTTACCGGCGAAAACGGTGGTGGTGCCTTTGTACTGGTGTACCTTGCCTGTATCGCCGTAATTGGCATCCCTATCATGATGGCCGAAGTCATGATCGGCCGCCGGGGTGGTCGTAGCCCGGTCAACAGCATTCGCTTGATCACTGAACGCGACAGGCTCAATCCGGCCTGGAAGCTGGTGGGGGCCATCGGCGTTCTCGCAGGATTTTTGATTCTGTCGTTTTACTCAGTGATTGGTGGTTGGGCCATCTCCTACGTGGGCACCACCGCCAGCGGGCAACTGGCCGGGCAATCGGCAGAGTCTATCGGTGCCATCTTCTCCGACTTACTCAGCACCCCGTCTACCTTGCTACTCTGGCACACCGTGTTTATGGCTCTGGTGATGGTGGTCGTGGCTAGGGGCGTTCGCTCTGGTCTTGAAAAAGCCGTCAGCATTCTAATGCCGGCGCTGTTCATATTGCTGCTGCTCGTCGTCGGGTACGCCATGACCACCGGCCATTTCGGACAGGCCGCGGCGTTCCTGTTTCAGCCGGACTTCTCCAAGCTGACTACGTCTGGCGTATTGGTTGCCCTTGGCCATGCCTTCTTTACGCTTAGCCTCGGCATGGCGGTGATGATGGCCTACGGTTCCTATCTGCCGAAGAACATATCCATCGCCAAAACCTCCATTACTGTTTCGGTGATCGATACCGGCGTGGCTCTGCTGGCGGGCATGGCGATCTTCCCGATCGTCTTTGCTAATGGACTGGAGCCGGGCGCTGGCCCAGGACTGATTTTCCAGACACTGCCTCTGGCCTTTGGTCAGATGCCTATGGGCTCGTTGTTCGGCACTCTGTTCTTCGTATTGTTGGTGTTCGCAGCCTGGACATCTGGCATTTCGCTTCTCGAACCCATCGTCGAATGGCTGGAAGAACAGAAAGGTATGAACCGTGCTATCAGCACCCTAGCCGCCGGTGGCGTGTGCTGGGTGCTGGGTATTGCGTCTGTGCTGTCGCTGAACTTGTGGGCCGACGTAGCGCCGCTGGGCTTCATCCCGATGTTGGAAGGCAAAACCATTTTTGATCTGCTGGACTTCTTCACCGCCAACATACTGTTGCCACTGGGTGGACTACTGGTTGCACTGTTTGCCGGTTGGGTGATGTCTCGTCAAGCCATGGAAAACGAGCTGTCGCTGTCACCGGGCATGTTCAACTTGTGGTTTGTCACCGTCCGCTTTATCACGCCGGTCGCTGTGGCTATCGTGTTTATCTACAACCTGATGTAA
- a CDS encoding spermidine synthase — translation MGLLFEQIDSQPSVIGEITLRRRRIPALGERDIYEVKLGEEFLMSSMFVDAEVALSDIGLNETEGDNLSVVVGGLGLGYTAVAALKHQRVSELLVVEYLKPVIGWHQKELVPLGKEQNDDPRHRYVHGSFFDMAVADTETGGFDPEAPGKQFDAILLDIDHSPRALLHDSSASFYSTQNISLMARQLKPRGVFAMWSNEGEDDEFMAVLNEVFEDVACHVVSFFNPFQNRESFNTVYVARKPE, via the coding sequence ATGGGATTGCTTTTCGAACAAATAGACAGCCAACCCTCGGTCATCGGAGAAATCACACTGCGTCGCCGCAGGATACCGGCGCTGGGTGAAAGGGATATCTACGAAGTGAAGCTGGGCGAGGAATTTCTCATGTCCAGCATGTTTGTAGACGCTGAAGTTGCTCTCTCTGATATTGGCCTGAACGAAACTGAAGGCGATAACCTCAGCGTGGTTGTTGGTGGCCTTGGTTTGGGCTACACCGCTGTCGCCGCTCTCAAGCACCAACGCGTGTCTGAACTGCTCGTGGTTGAATACCTAAAACCCGTCATTGGCTGGCATCAGAAAGAACTCGTGCCATTGGGCAAAGAGCAGAATGATGACCCGCGCCACCGCTACGTACACGGCAGTTTCTTCGACATGGCCGTGGCAGATACCGAGACTGGTGGCTTCGACCCTGAAGCGCCCGGGAAACAGTTTGATGCCATTCTGCTCGATATCGACCACTCGCCCAGAGCCCTGCTGCACGACTCCAGTGCTAGCTTCTATAGCACCCAAAATATAAGCCTCATGGCTCGGCAGCTGAAGCCTCGCGGTGTTTTTGCCATGTGGTCGAACGAAGGCGAAGACGACGAGTTTATGGCTGTTCTGAACGAAGTATTCGAAGACGTAGCTTGCCACGTTGTGAGTTTCTTCAACCCCTTCCAAAACCGGGAATCCTTCAACACCGTCTACGTCGCCCGCAAGCCTGAGTGA
- a CDS encoding Glu/Leu/Phe/Val dehydrogenase dimerization domain-containing protein: MNVFSHPEFDNHEHLSFVCDAETGLKGIIATHNTSRGAALGGCRMFPYASDEEAVRDVLRLSRGMTYKSALANLDLGGGKSVIIGDPRKHKTEALLEAMGRHLESLGGQYIAAEDSGTSVPDLKVMGRQTAHVAGITTRTGFDGLPSTGDPSPVTAYGTFIGLKAAVKHKLGTDDLAGLKVAVQGIGNVGFRLARYLKEAGAELWVTDIHADNLKRAVDELGATPVASEDILTLPVDVVAPCAMGAVLNDQSIPALRAAIVAGAANNLLDRPEHDAVLKQRGILYAPDFAINAGGIIDVFYERTNGSPEQIRAHVDTIGDTLSEIFQRSDRTGRATGEIANELAEERFRKHAPGAGLTPSRLARAG; the protein is encoded by the coding sequence ATGAACGTGTTCAGCCATCCGGAGTTCGATAACCACGAACACCTGTCTTTCGTCTGCGATGCCGAAACCGGCCTTAAAGGCATCATTGCCACCCACAATACCTCACGGGGTGCTGCACTCGGCGGTTGCCGAATGTTCCCCTACGCCAGCGATGAAGAAGCCGTCAGAGATGTCTTACGGTTGTCGAGAGGCATGACCTACAAATCTGCCCTGGCCAATCTGGATCTGGGCGGCGGCAAGTCAGTGATCATCGGCGACCCGCGTAAACACAAAACCGAAGCCTTGCTCGAGGCTATGGGCCGGCATTTGGAAAGCCTCGGCGGTCAGTACATTGCCGCTGAAGACTCCGGCACCAGCGTGCCCGATCTAAAAGTAATGGGCCGTCAGACCGCGCATGTGGCCGGTATAACAACCCGCACCGGTTTTGATGGCCTGCCCAGCACAGGCGATCCCTCACCGGTAACGGCCTACGGCACGTTTATCGGCCTGAAAGCGGCCGTAAAACACAAACTCGGTACTGACGATCTGGCGGGGTTGAAAGTGGCCGTTCAGGGGATTGGCAATGTCGGCTTCCGTCTGGCCCGGTACCTGAAAGAAGCCGGCGCCGAGCTGTGGGTCACCGACATTCACGCAGACAATCTCAAACGGGCGGTGGACGAATTGGGCGCCACACCCGTTGCATCCGAGGATATTCTGACCTTACCGGTTGATGTGGTCGCACCTTGCGCCATGGGGGCCGTGCTGAATGATCAGAGCATTCCTGCACTCCGTGCCGCCATTGTGGCCGGTGCCGCCAACAACCTGCTCGACCGCCCTGAACATGACGCTGTGCTCAAACAGCGCGGCATTCTCTATGCTCCGGACTTTGCCATCAACGCCGGCGGCATCATCGATGTGTTTTACGAGCGTACAAACGGCTCCCCCGAGCAAATTCGCGCTCATGTAGACACCATCGGTGACACCCTGTCCGAGATATTCCAACGCTCCGACCGCACCGGCCGTGCAACCGGTGAGATCGCCAACGAGTTGGCTGAAGAGCGTTTTAGAAAACACGCCCCGGGTGCCGGGCTTACGCCCAGCCGACTGGCTCGCGCCGGGTGA
- a CDS encoding ABC-F family ATPase, which produces MISTANITMQFGAKPLFENVSAKFGSGNRYGLIGANGCGKSTLMKILGGDLEPSAGQVMLEPNVRLGKLRQDQFAYEDCTVIDTVIMGHEELWRVKQERDRIYSLAEMSEEDGMAVADLEVEFAEMDGYTAESRAGELLLGLDIPLDQHFGPMSALAPGWKLRVLLAQALFSDPDVLLLDEPTNHLDINTIRWLESILVARSSTMIIISHDRHFLNSVCTHMADLDYGELRLFPGNYDEYMTAATQARERMMADNAKKKAQIAELQQFVSRFSANASKAKQATSRARQIDKIQLEEVKPSSRVSPFIRFEQEKKLHRQAVTLLGLTKGFDDGPLFENLDLQIEAGERVAIIGPNGIGKTTLLQCLAGAYEPDSGEVKWTDSAQVSYFAQDHTADFAQDDTLTDWMAQWTSGGEQLVRGTLGRMLFSGDDIGKSVKVLSGGEQGRMLFGKLILQKPNVMLLDEPTNHLDMESIEALNLALENYPGTLIFVSHDREFVSSLATRVIELKPDGITDFSGSYEDYLRSQGYL; this is translated from the coding sequence TTGATTTCCACTGCCAATATCACCATGCAATTCGGGGCCAAGCCCCTGTTTGAAAACGTTTCTGCCAAATTCGGCAGTGGTAACCGTTACGGCCTGATCGGCGCTAACGGCTGCGGCAAATCCACCCTGATGAAAATTCTGGGCGGCGACCTCGAGCCGTCTGCCGGCCAGGTCATGCTGGAGCCGAACGTGCGCTTGGGTAAACTGCGCCAAGATCAGTTCGCTTACGAAGACTGCACGGTAATCGACACCGTGATCATGGGCCATGAAGAGCTTTGGCGCGTTAAGCAAGAACGTGACCGCATTTATTCTTTGGCGGAAATGAGCGAAGAAGACGGTATGGCCGTAGCCGATCTGGAAGTGGAATTCGCCGAAATGGATGGATACACCGCTGAATCCCGCGCCGGCGAACTGCTTCTGGGCCTCGACATTCCGCTGGATCAACACTTCGGCCCGATGAGCGCCTTGGCACCCGGTTGGAAGCTGCGCGTTCTGCTGGCCCAGGCCCTGTTCTCGGATCCGGACGTTCTGCTGTTGGACGAGCCCACCAACCACCTGGATATCAACACCATTCGTTGGTTGGAAAGCATTCTGGTGGCCCGTAGCAGCACCATGATCATCATTTCCCACGACCGTCACTTCCTGAACAGCGTGTGCACCCACATGGCGGATCTGGATTACGGTGAGTTACGTTTGTTCCCGGGCAACTACGACGAATACATGACCGCCGCCACACAGGCTCGCGAGCGCATGATGGCAGACAACGCTAAGAAGAAGGCTCAGATTGCTGAATTGCAGCAGTTCGTAAGCCGCTTCTCGGCCAACGCCTCGAAAGCCAAGCAGGCGACTTCACGGGCTAGACAGATCGACAAGATCCAACTGGAAGAAGTGAAGCCTTCCAGCCGGGTTAGTCCGTTCATTCGCTTTGAGCAGGAAAAGAAACTGCACCGCCAGGCGGTGACCTTGCTCGGCCTGACCAAAGGCTTTGATGATGGCCCGCTGTTTGAGAATCTGGACTTGCAGATTGAAGCGGGTGAGCGTGTGGCGATCATCGGCCCGAACGGTATCGGTAAAACCACACTGCTGCAGTGCCTGGCGGGTGCTTACGAGCCAGATTCCGGTGAAGTGAAGTGGACCGACAGTGCGCAGGTAAGTTACTTCGCGCAGGACCACACCGCGGATTTTGCGCAAGATGACACTCTCACCGACTGGATGGCGCAATGGACCTCCGGCGGCGAGCAGTTGGTTCGGGGCACGTTGGGTCGGATGTTGTTCTCGGGTGATGACATTGGTAAATCGGTGAAGGTGTTGTCAGGTGGTGAGCAGGGTCGGATGCTGTTCGGTAAGCTGATTCTACAGAAGCCGAACGTGATGTTGCTGGATGAGCCCACCAACCACTTGGATATGGAGTCCATCGAGGCGTTGAACCTGGCGTTGGAGAACTATCCGGGTACGTTGATTTTCGTGAGCCACGACCGGGAGTTTGTTTCTTCCTTGGCGACTCGCGTTATTGAGTTGAAGCCGGATGGGATTACAGACTTTAGCGGTAGTTATGAAGACTACTTGCGGAGTCAGGGTTACCTTTAA